The following proteins are co-located in the Vigna unguiculata cultivar IT97K-499-35 chromosome 9, ASM411807v1, whole genome shotgun sequence genome:
- the LOC114163311 gene encoding protein DEK-like has product MATETLEDNQPPLHDDDDLAKPQPNPTIPDKDASEDAAKSEDANVEDKDRTDYPGVEEEEAPEKKEEIDEDEEDEEEEEDDEAEEKEETVKAKGRSKETPNKSKKSKKDAPSEKKDPVTPTSERPMRERKTVERFSVPSPAKSGRSSASKGFTIEKGRGTQLKDIPNVAFKLSKRKPDDNLHMLHTLLFGKKTKAHNLKRNIGQFSGYVWTENEDKQRAKIKERIDKFVKEKLLYFCDVLNIQINKANAKKEELSAKLLEFLESPHATTDILLADIEQKGKKRSRKSAPSKSPGEASTEIPAKKQKQTSQSGKKQKESSDEDEDDKAEISDAKDDSQEDEEVPAPNNESEEESKSEEEEEKPKSRKRASNKAVKESSVGKTVDKTSSVKKTSVKDAKSIEKTLKKTSKKTVAEHDSASASISKPKQPASKKPKTVSEKQDAKGKAASKKQTDKSSKALVKDQGKSKSNKKAKTEPTKQDMHAVVVDILKEVDFNTATLSDILRQLGTHFGMDLMHRKAEVKDIITDVINNMSDEEDEEEAENDDDADKDDDGEDDA; this is encoded by the exons ATGGCCACCGAAACCCTAGAAGACAACCAGCCTCCCCTCCATGACGATGATGACCTCGCCAAACCCCAACCCAACCCTACAATTCCCGACAAAGATGCTTCCGAGGACGCTGCCAAATCCGAGGATGCGAATGTCGAGGACAAGGACAGAACTGACTATCCGGGAGTAGAAGAGGAAGAGGCTCCTGAGAAGAAAGAGGAGATCGACgaggatgaagaagatgaagaagaagaagaggatgaCGAAGccgaagagaaagaagagacgGTCAAGGCTAAGGGACGTAGCAAAGAGACTCCAAATAAGTCGAAGAAGAGTAAGAAAGATGCTCCGTCGGAGAAGAAGGATCCCGTTACGCCGACGAGTGAGAGACCCATGAGGGAGAGAAAAACGGTGGAGCGCTTCTCTGTGCCTTCGCCTGCGAAGTCTGGAAGGTCCTCTGCTAGTAAGGGTTTCACAATTGAGAAG GGACGTGGCACGCAGCTCAAGGATATCCCGAACG TGGCGTTTAAGTTGTCAAAGAGAAAACCTGATGACAATCTGCACATGCTTCATACTTTACTGTTTGGGAAGAAAACTAAG GCACACAATTTAAAGAGAAACATAGGCCAGTTTTCTGGTTACGTATGGACTGAAAATGAG GACAAACAGAGGGCCAAAATAAAGGAGAGGATTGACAAATTTGTCAAAGAAAAGTTGTTGTACTTCTGTGATGTTCTTAATATTCAGATAAACAAGGCCAATGCAAAAAAG GAGGAGCTGTCTGCAAAGTTGTTGGAATTTTTGGAGTCCCCACATGCTACGACTGACATTCTACTTGCTGATATAGAGCAG AAAGGTAAAAAGAGATCCAGAAAGTCAGCCCCTAGCAAATCTCCAGGGGAAGCATCTACAGAGATACCTGCTAAG AAGCAAAAACAAACTTCCCAGTCTGGGAAAAAGCAAAAGGAGTCTTCTGATGAGGATGAAGATGATAAAGCTGAAATTTCAGATGCAAAAGATGATTCTCAGGAAGATGAAGAAGTTCCTGCACCAAACaatgaaagtgaagaggaaagtAAAtcagaggaagaggaagagaaacCAAAGTCTCGCAAGCGTGCTTCCAATAAAGCTGTTAAAGAGAGTTCAGTTGGCAAAACTGTAGATAAAACCTCATCTGTCAAGAAGACCTCTGTGAAAGATGCCAAGAGCATTGAAAAGACtctaaaaaaaacatcaaagaaAACTGTTGCTGAGCATGACAGTGCTTCTGCCTCCATTTCCAAGCCAAAGCAACCTGCATCTAAGAAACCGAAAACTGTAAGTGAAAAGCAGGATGCTAAGGGGAAGGCTGCAAGCAAAAAACAAACTGACAAATCTTCAAAGGCTTTGGTTAAGGATCAAG GgaaaagtaaaagtaataagaagGCCAAGACTGAACCTACCAAGCAGGACATGCATGCTGTAGTTGTTGATATTTTGAAGGAAGTAGATTTCAATACT GCAACTTTGTCCGATATACTCAGGCAACTTG GTACCCACTTTGGTATGGATTTAATGCATAGAAAAGCAGAGGTGAAGGATATAATTACAGACGTAATTAATAACATGTCTGAtgaggaagatgaagaagaagctGAGAATGATGATGATGCAGATAAAGATGATGACGGTGAGGATGATGCGTGA